The Pungitius pungitius chromosome 10, fPunPun2.1, whole genome shotgun sequence genome has a window encoding:
- the LOC134132803 gene encoding G2/M phase-specific E3 ubiquitin-protein ligase-like — translation MVVTPTPRPIFISRSNVWTTAFRQFNRPRFSESSGMLYVTFASDEMEEDAEDLGGPRREFFRLLVRAIFQGSGAFEESPNGFTPKLNIAHVQNGVYRTIGKMMSTIIVQGGEPPAFLAPHVVDYIVTEDILQVRVTPDDIADAELRDSLKKVKQASTVDELEEALDCCDTWRFQIEGLPNPVTMDRRNEFIRNATLYHVILHQQSCFNQLMDGLSYYGVLPLLREHRSMRIFLDMPEKRDEVTAEVLACLLKPSYSVLGSNKRPKEELMVVKFREFLQCVENKELGEILGARTLTEEEKDFVQNLGLGHILAFATGSSKIPAVGFQPNPKIVFIHDEIKRHPVAHTCSNELLIFVNAKNIADDDEFEYCFVVALMNGALFSTI, via the exons ATGGTTGTTACCCCAACGCCGAGACCAATCTTCATAAGCCGGAGTAATGTTTGGACCACTGCCTTTCGGCAATTCAACAGACCCAGATTTTCAGAGAGCTCTGGAATGCTTTATGTCACGTTTGCAAGTGATGAAATGGAGGAAGATGCTGAAGATTTGGGAGGGCCACGACGAGAGTTCTTTCGTTTGCTTGTGAGGGCTATCTTCCAAGGCAGTGGAGCATTTGAAG agTCTCCCAACGGGTTTACTCCAAAGCTGAACATAGCTCATGTGCAAAACGGAGTGTACAGAACCATTGGAAAGATGATGTCTACCATAATAGTCCAAGGTGGTGAACCACCAGCATTCCTTGCACCACATGTAGTGGACTACATTGTGACTGAAGATATCCTGCAAGTACGTGTCACTCCTGATGACATAGCTGACGCGGAGTTAAGGGATTCTCTGAAGAAG gtcaaacaagcaagcacAGTGGATGAGCTAGAGGAAGCGCTGGACTGCTGTGACACATGGAGATTTCAGATTGAGGGTCTTCCAAACCCAGTCACCATGGACAGAAGAAATGAATTTATTAGGAATGCAACATTGTATCATGTCATCTTGCATCAACAAAGTTGCTTCAATCAACTGATGGATGGTCTATCCTACTATGGA GTACTTCCACTTCTGAGGGAACATCGTAGCATGAGAATCTTTCTTGACATGCCTGAGAAGAGAGATGAGGTCACAGCAGAAGTTCTTGCTTGCCTCTTAAAGCCAAGCTACTCTGTCCTGGGCAGCAACAAAAGGCCAAAAGAGGAGCTCATGGTTGTAAAGTTCAGAGAATTTCTCCAGTGTGTGGAGA ataaagagCTTGGTGAAATCCTTGGGGCCAGAACACTgactgaagaagagaaggacttcGTTCAGAACTTGGGCCTCGGTCACATCCTGGCTTTTGCAACAGGGAGCAGCAAAATTCCAGCTGTTGGATTCCAGCCAAATCCCAAAATCGTCTTCATTCATGACGAGATTAAGCGTCATCCGGTTGCGCACACCTGCTCAAATGAGCTTCTCATATTTGTCAATGCCAAAAACATTGCTGATGATGACGAATTTGAGTACTGCTTTGTGGTGGCCCTGATGAATGGAGCCTTGTTTAGCACCATTTAA
- the LOC134132820 gene encoding uncharacterized protein LOC134132820, which yields MEKARYFSHFMLQGKMASPELALVIERAVAAGVRAALQDRPTPTPGTSLVATDTTSLPSVSAVISSPSTATTSQRSDGNLGQQSYISKQDIENVLSLKTTLTEVASILCISRPTLYKLMREHNISRTKFVQFSDEELDSAVSQIKAEHPHVGEVMLNGHMRSRDIVVQRKRLRESIKRVDSGGVESRRRTTISRRVYSVPCPNFIWHLDGNHKLIRWKLVVHGAMDGYSRMLMFLQCSNNNRSETVKQLFTTAIRQFGRPLHIRTDLGGENVLVWEDMRESRGEESVLTGSSVHNQRIERFNRDLNNNCSHVYSPIFYELESMNVLDLDNETDIFALHYVYIPRINRTLNEFGAAFNNHSVSSEGNRTPLQLFTLDRHLQNLHNPDTALEQLCNEPAAPTPMYGVDSFCPLQRWDLQELSLTVNPLENDHNNGKTLFQRVQQFVFSKIVSSHLHSE from the exons ATGGAGAAAGCGCGGTATTTTAGTCACTTCATGCTGCAAGGCAAGATGGCCAGTCCTGAACTAGCCCTTGTCATAGAGCGAGCTGTTGCAGCTGGCGTTAGGGCGGCCCTCCAAGACCGACCGACGCCTACACCAGGAACAAGTCTCGTCGCAACAGACACCACATCATTGCCGTCG gtATCAGCAGTGATTTCATCACCAAGTACAGCGACCACATCACAGAGATCG GATGGTAACCTTGGACAGCAGAGCTACATTTCCAAACAAGATATCGAAAATGTgctgtcattaaagaccacactGACAGAAGTTGCTTCCATCCTCTGCATTTCCAGACCAACCCTGTACAAACTCATGAGGGAGCACAACATCTCAAGAACAAAGTTTGTACAATTTAGTGATGAGGAATTAGATTCTGCAGTATCTCAGATTAAAGCAGAACATCCTCATGTGGGAGAGGTCATGCTTAATGGACATATGCGTTCAAGGGACATTGTGGTGCAAAGAAAGAGGTTAAGAGAGTCAATTAAAAGGGTTGATTCTGGGGGTGTTGAGTCCAGGCGGAGAACAACGATATCCAGGCGTGTTTATTCTGTGCCATGTCCAAATTTTATCTGGCACCTGGATGGTAACCATAAACTGATAAGATGGAAATTAGTTGTACATGGTGCAATGGACGGCTACAGTAGGATGCTCATGTTTCTCCAGTGCTCTAACAACAATCGGTCTGAAACCGTTAAACAGCTTTTCACTACAGCAATAAGACAGTTTGGCAGACCTCTGCATATCAGAACTGACTTGGGGGGAGAGAATGTTCTTGTTTGGGAGGATATGcgggaaagcagaggagaagaatcTGTTTTAACAGGAAGCTCTGTACATAACCAGCGCATTGAACGTTTTAACAGGGacttaaataataattgcaGTCATGTCTACTCACCCATTTTTTATGAACTGGAGTCAATGAATGTGCTAGACTTGGACAATGAAACAGATATATTTGCTCTTCATTATGTTTACATTCCTAGAATTAATcgcacattaaatgaattcggGGCTGCTTTTAATAATCATTCAGTGTCCTCAGAGGGAAACCGAACCCCTCTGCAGCTTTTCACATTAGACCGCCATCTGCAGAACCTCCACAACCCAGACACTGCATTAGAACAGCTCTGTAATGAGCCCGCAGCACCAACTCCTATGTATGGAGTAGATTCATTTTGCCCATTACAAAGATGGGATTTACAGGAGCTTTCCCTCACTGTAAACCCTCTTGAAAATGACCATAACAATGGAAAGACATTATTTCAAAGagtgcagcagtttgttttcagTAAAATTGTAAGCTCACATTTGCATTCTGAGTAA
- the LOC119228823 gene encoding sterile alpha motif domain-containing protein 9-like: MADRGKIKSQKDGLPRDIKDWSKDQVREWALNLDQVPDNVAEILFQQDVDGPSLLLLDTEDLQKNRVTLGPAKLLIKARDEEVKLIKINSKGLPRGPCKPYPFCRYNDSYRYMESDILDITESGASDLIEPCHEYKAFNGTTDEATMTRLIEEVARFAAACMNSRTNGTIHFGIGDEPNFTHGQVLGVVVTDKEAYAKKINTVIDYFEHKHKKTAQSCIKPPRFVGVLNRNETSSEKCVIEVDIVPDSTMCEENIYHTFNVDSKKKKKAKAKETPETRQSKQFFVREGGSSRDLLLLTTLAREMEEYNHFVAGKAQRAQLRKEAEEKHLNVIKCSTQGNRLRQMITGGSLSLDKSHFEWYIIVTNKSHQIHFESLEFLVELNPIAVLDFDPESAKDGLQFHFKKLRTVNDHLPAQFKVTEGVEDIAKQLKLTRITSWVFSNGGIEKEEPSDIDEWLMDKGSSVRDVISFLCRKEDPNKRFLVIFLLWSTVSEKMDPLVETFSMFYQELKGTEQILCICDNKNAFTSWKNLVDARCGTNIAHRCIHELSFPEVNGTVLSLLSKNRRSSRFLPCGGGSNVLLEKKVERDLNTLEVLCVNQCEGGNEDKIVIEENFYKGEQVSWWNFYFSEQPGSIPFIKRDMFDFIMNTVIPDLCSLGKACVLFNLMHVPGCGGTTLAMHTLWALRDRFRCAVLRDRNADFAEVADQVVKLLMYVHKEQLPQVPVLLMIDDFDDKEKVFDLQRAIDEECAKKNIQSKSAQVILLNCMMSESSEHTEHTEHTAESVFIGNNLSEKEQKLFEEKLVAIEKEYKNADTFYGFMIMKKNFKPEYVQGVARNTLKSFNMKEKHAQLLAVLVLLNVYCKGSSLSISLCEEFLGVQPKPIFGTIKVQERFGKFSTLIATCSVEGKLVFKAVEMIHSSIARHCLQELTTTYNVSKAEITDLLLTTDKLYESTQGKDKLLKDVRQILVKRHYSVEECQFSPLIQDIANESPGLEEMVLQNAYKRFKKDAGVSQLLARYYYLKIKDFSEAEVWASRARDLSKDSSYFADTSAQVVKHRLKNTIADCKKGLISPEKLGTFLKLAQSATDAFKETHNLAKKELSHSFNTAGCLGEIQVGALVIEVLEKTPVFASDNVRHDIMSGVLSGNVQLQDVEKNDKRQNKHAQHYEILKQFKDFLYSLRNRMKENFDFLDNFSVNLGSRSGMKDSREQVAQRELFRCFRQYTELFCKTDSAGLLRNKAMSFMLKLHQERQYLEMNKADTFSGILNCLSNGILYDSMEKIAKLSASVCKSGQSTVKERINFIYVNVVLSCIKPASKHILPYKQLIDLLCQVLQEQIPLRENLPLHFIAVVLFWPQQQEVSPYHNLQRYISQIRVSYRMVMKEVFNGKRPIIHFMLGRKQGYQRLVHLGEIRRSVRAGEEDFTLMWENGKIWQEKEVKEHLCRLTGQVKDKRILADTCISGLKLEITPMFQSQLSGHAQETKVSFFIGFSMKGPVALDIK, encoded by the exons ATGGCAGATCGAGGCAAAATTAAG AGTCAGAAGGATGGTCTGCCACGTGACATCAAGGATTGGAGTAAAGATCAAGTGAGAGAATGGGCTCTTAATTTGGATCAAGTTCCTGACAATGTGGCAGAGATTCTGTTCCAGCAGGATGTTGATGGGCCAAGTCTTTTGCTTTTAGATACAGAAGATTTACAAAAAAATCGTGTGACTCTTGGACCAGCAAAACTTCTCATTAAAGCCAGAGATGAGGAGGTGAAGTTAATCAAAATTAACTCAAAAGGTCTACCTCGAGGACCATGCAAGCCCTACCCATTCTGTAGGTACAATGATTCATATAGATACATGGAGAGCGACATTCTTGATATTACAGAATCAGGCGCATCAGACTTAATTGAACCCTGCCACGAGTATAAAGCTTTTAACGGTACAACAGATGAAGCTACGATGACCAGGTTAATTGAAGAGGTTGCCCGCTTTGCAGCTGCCTGCATGAACAGCCGCACCAATGGCACCATTCATTTTGGAATAGGAGACGAGCCAAACTTCACACACGGTCAAGTGTTGGGAGTGGTTGTTACGGACAAAGAGGCTTATGCAAAGAAAATCAACACTGTCATTGATTATTTTGAGCATAAACACAAAAAGACTGCTCAAAGTTGCATCAAACCGCCAAGATTTGTTGGTGTTCTCAATAGGAATGAGACATCATCTGAAAAATGCGTTATAGAAGTGGACATAGTCCCTGACTCTACAATGTGTGAAGAAAACATCTACCACACCTTCAATGTGGactcaaaaaagaagaaaaaagctaaaGCTAAAGAAACACCTGAAACAAGACAATCAAAACAATTCTTTGTTCGAGAAGGCGGTAGCAGCagggatctcctcctcctcaccacatTGGCCAGAGAAATGGAGGAGTACAACCATTTTGTTGCTGGGAAGGCACAGCGAGCACAGCTAAGAAAAGAAGCTGAGGAGAAGCACCTTAATGTGATAAAATGCAGTACTCAGGGCAATCGATTGAGACAGATGATAACTGGTGGATCCTTATCTTTAGATAAGTCACACTTTGAGTGGTATATAATTGTAACCAACAAATCACATCAAATCCACTTTGAATCTCTAGAATTTCTGGTTGAGCTCAATCCAATAGCTGTTTTGGACTTTGATCCAGAATCAGCTAAAGATGGGTTACAATTCCACTTTAAAAAACTAAGAACAGTAAATGACCATCTACCAGCACAGTTTAAAGTAACAGAAGGAGTTGAGGACATTGCAAAACAGTTGAAATTAACTCGAATCACCAGCTGGGTATTCTCCAATGGAGGGATCGAGAAGGAGGAACCCTCAGACATTGACGAGTGGTTGATGGACAAAGGGTCCTCCGTTCGAGATGTGATTTCATTCTTGTGTCGGAAAGAAGATCCCAACAAGAGATTCCTGGTCATTTTCTTACTTTGGTCAACAGTGAGTGAGAAGATGGACCCTCTTGTTGAGACTTTCAGTATGTTCTACCAGGAGCTCAAAGGGACCGAGCAGATCCTTTGCATATGTGACAATAAAAATGCCTTTACCTCCTGGAAGAACCTAGTTGATGCTCGGTGCGGAACCAATATTGCTCATAGATGCATTCATGAGCTCAGTTTCCCTGAAGTGAACGGCACTGTCCTTAGTCTTTTGTCCAAAAATCGTAGGTCCAGCCGTTTCCTACCATGTGGTGGGGGAAGTAATGTACTTCTTGAGAAGAAAGTGGAGCGTGATCTGAATACCTTAGAGGTATTATGTGTGAACCAATGTGAAGGAGGAAACGAGGACAAAATTGTCATAGAGGAGAACTTCTACAAAGGAGAACAAGTGTCATGGTGGAATTTTTACTTTTCAGAGCAGCCTGGATCCATTCCATTCATCAAACGAGACATGTTTGACTTCATCATGAACACAGTCATACCTGATTTGTGCTCCCTGGGAAAAGCCTGCGTCTTGTTCAACCTCATGCATGTGCCCGGATGTGGTGGGACAACTTTGGCCATGCATACTTTATGGGCTCTCCGGGACAGATTCCGTTGTGCTGTCCTCAGAGACAGAAACGCAGACTTTGCTGAAGTTGCGGATCAAGTGGTCAAATTGTTGATGTATGTCCATAAGGAGCAATTACCGCAGGTCCCTGTTTTGCTGATGATTGATGACTTTGATGACAAAGAAAAAGTATTTGACTTGCAGCGGGCCATTGATGAAGAATGTGCAAAGAAAAATATTCAGTCCAAGTCTGCACAAGTAATTCTTCTGAATTGTATGATGTCAGAGTCCTCTGaacacactgaacacactgaacacactgCAGAGTCAGTATTCATTGGAAACAATCTCTCTGAGAAGGAGCAGAAGCTGTTTGAGGAGAAACTGGTGGCAATAGAGAAAGAATACAAGAATGCAGACACGTTCTATGGCTTCATGATCATGAAGAAGAACTTTAAGCCAGAGTATGTTCAGGGTGTGGCCCGCAACACCCTGAAGAGCTTCAACATGAAGGAAAAACATGCACAGCTCTTGGCTGTTTTAGTTCTGTTGAATGTATACTGCAAGGgatcctctctctccatctctctctgtgagGAATTTCTTGGTGTTCAACCAAAACCAATCTTTGGAACCATTAAAGTCCAAGAGAGATTTGGGAAATTTTCCACATTAATTGCCACCTGCTCAGTTGAGGGTAAGCTAGTTTTCAAAGCTGTGGAAATGATCCATTCAAGCATTGCAAGGCACTGTTTGCAGGAACTAACAACAACATACAATGTGAGCAAAGCTGAGATTACTGACCTCCTGCTGACCACAGACAAGCTTTATGAGAGcacacaaggaaaagacaaactCCTGAAAGACGTTCGTCAAATTTTGGTGAAGAGACATTATTCCGTGGAAGAATGTCAGTTTTCTCCTCTAATTCAAGACATTGCAAATGAAAGCCCCGGATTGGAGGAGATGGTGCTACAAAACGCATATAAACGATTTAAGAAAGATGCAGGTGTCTCCCAGTTACTAGCCAGGTACTATTACCTGAAAATAAAGGATTTCTCTGAGGCAGAAGTTTGGGCATCGAGAGCAAGAGATCTGTCCAAAGACAGCTCATATTTTGCTGACACCTCCGCGCAGGTTGTTAAGCACAGGCTGAAGAATACCATTGCAGACTGCAAGAAAGGACTTATAAGTCCTGAAAAACTAGGGACTTTCCTCAAACTGGCTCAGTCAGCAACGGATGCCTTCAAGGAAACACACAACCTTGCCAAGAAAGAGTTGAGTCACTCTTTTAATACAGCAGGGTGCCTGGGAGAAATTCAGGTCGGGGCACTTGTCATTGAAGTGCTGGAAAAGACTCCTGTCTTTGCCTCTGACAATGTGCGCCATGACATAATGAGTGGGGTTCTCTCTGGAAATGTGCAACTTCAGGATGTCgagaaaaatgataaaaggCAGAACAAACACGCACAACACTACGAAATCCTCAAACAGTTTAAGGATTTCCTCTACAGCCTGAGAAATAGGATGAAGGAGAACTTTGACTTTCTTGACAACTTTTCTGTGAACTTGGGCTCCAGATCTGGAATGAAAGATAGTCGTGAGCAAGTAGCCCAAAGAGAGCTTTTCAGATGCTTCCGACAGTATACAGAGCTTTTCTGCAAGACGGATTCGGCAGGTCTTTTGAGAAATAAAGCCATGTCTTTCATGCTGAAACTACACCAGGAAAGACAATACTTGGAGATGAACAAAGCTGATACCTTCTCTGGAATTCTGAATTGTCTCTCAAATGGCATCTTATATGACAGTATGGAGAAGATTGCCAAACTGTCAGCTTCGGTCTGTAAATCTGGTCAGTCGACTGTGAAGGAGAGAATCAACTTCATCTACGTCAATGTTGTCTTGAGTTGTATCAAACCGGCATCAAAACATATTTTGCCGTACAAGCAACTAATTGATCTCCTTTGCCAAGTTCTGCAGGAGCAAATCCCATTAAGAGAGAACTTACCACTGCACTTCATTGCAGTTGTGCTGTTTTGGCCACAGCAGCAAGAGGTGTCTCCGTATCACAATCTGCAGAGGTACATCTCACAGATCAGAGTCTCTTATCGCATGGTGATGAAGGAAGTGTTCAATGGCAAAAGACCCATTATCCATTTCATGCTGGGGAGGAAGCAGGGCTACCAACGACTGGTACACTTAGGGGAGATCAGAAGGTCCGTCAGGGCCGGGGAAGAAGATTTCACATTAATGtgggaaaatggaaaaatatggCAAGAGAAGGAGGTAAAGGAGCACCTCTGCAGGTTAACTGGCCAAGTGAAGGACAAGCGGATTCTGGCAGATACTTGTATCTCAGGTCTGAAGTTGGAAATCACCCCAATGTTTCAAAGTCAGCTTAGTGGGCATGCCCAGGAGACCAAAGTGTCATTCTTTATCGGTTTCTCGATGAAAGGCCCTGTTGCACTCGACATTAAGTAA